A genomic region of Friedmanniella luteola contains the following coding sequences:
- a CDS encoding DUF1905 domain-containing protein: protein MTWEITGELWYWRGPAPWFFVTVPEEESLDLREAAASLSYGWGMVPVTATVGGTTWTTSLWPQEDRYVVPVKADVRRAEGLAEGDVVTVLLSV, encoded by the coding sequence GTGACCTGGGAGATCACCGGCGAGCTCTGGTACTGGCGCGGACCGGCGCCCTGGTTCTTCGTCACGGTGCCCGAGGAGGAGAGCCTCGACCTGCGGGAGGCCGCGGCCTCGCTGAGCTACGGCTGGGGCATGGTGCCGGTCACCGCCACCGTCGGGGGCACCACCTGGACGACGTCCCTGTGGCCGCAGGAGGACCGCTACGTCGTGCCCGTCAAGGCGGACGTCCGGCGGGCCGAGGGGTTGGCCGAGGGTGACGTGGTGACGGTGCTGCTGAGCGTCTGA
- a CDS encoding CDP-alcohol phosphatidyltransferase family protein — translation MRVLRRGPLLGLAGQEALLVGLDRTVGLGAAGWVVGLVVGLVTVLALTTGLERTATPRLGPADRVTLVRVVLTGGVAALAADALVGPPAPGALVGLAVLGLVLDGVDGRVARRTGTASAFGARFDVEADALLVLVLSLHVARDLGAWVLLIGAARYLFVLAGWLLPWLGAALPPRPWRKVVGVGQAAALLLAASGLVPPLAAGAVVALALLLLAESFGRDALWLHRHRPALVSKALLS, via the coding sequence ATGAGGGTGCTGCGACGGGGGCCGCTGCTGGGGCTGGCGGGTCAGGAGGCCCTGCTCGTCGGGCTCGACCGGACCGTCGGGCTGGGCGCGGCGGGCTGGGTGGTCGGCCTGGTGGTCGGGCTGGTCACCGTGCTGGCCCTGACGACGGGGCTCGAGAGGACCGCGACCCCGCGGCTGGGTCCGGCGGACCGGGTCACCCTGGTCCGGGTGGTGCTCACGGGCGGTGTCGCCGCCCTGGCAGCCGACGCCCTGGTCGGACCGCCGGCGCCGGGTGCCCTCGTCGGGCTGGCGGTGCTGGGACTGGTGCTCGACGGCGTCGACGGCCGGGTCGCCCGGCGGACCGGGACCGCCTCCGCCTTCGGGGCGCGCTTCGACGTGGAGGCCGACGCCCTGCTCGTCCTCGTGCTCAGCCTGCACGTGGCCCGCGACCTCGGGGCCTGGGTGCTCCTCATCGGCGCCGCCCGCTACCTGTTCGTGCTGGCGGGCTGGCTGCTGCCCTGGCTGGGGGCGGCGCTGCCACCCCGCCCCTGGCGGAAGGTGGTGGGGGTGGGCCAGGCCGCCGCCCTGCTGCTCGCCGCCAGCGGGCTGGTGCCGCCGCTCGCGGCCGGCGCCGTCGTCGCCCTCGCCCTGCTGCTGCTCGCCGAGTCGTTCGGCCGCGATGCCCTCTGGCTCCACCGGCACCGACCAGCTCTGGTGAGTAAGGCGTTGCTTTCGTAA
- a CDS encoding ArsR/SmtB family transcription factor has translation MNPFEVLADPVRRRLLELLTAGAQTAGALTDAVGTEFGITRPAASQHLRVLRESGLVTVQPLGTRRVYTVRTAPLDEVGRWLAQFAGDLGRGLDALETELARGRRERRTTTTPQQSPSPARKDTA, from the coding sequence GTGAACCCGTTCGAGGTGCTCGCCGACCCGGTGCGCCGCCGGCTGCTGGAGCTGCTCACCGCCGGCGCCCAGACGGCCGGGGCGCTGACCGACGCCGTCGGGACCGAGTTCGGGATCACCCGGCCCGCCGCCTCCCAGCACCTGCGCGTGCTGCGGGAGAGCGGGCTGGTCACGGTCCAGCCGCTCGGCACCCGGCGTGTCTACACCGTCCGGACCGCGCCGCTCGACGAGGTCGGCCGGTGGCTCGCCCAGTTCGCCGGCGACCTCGGCCGGGGCCTGGACGCCCTGGAGACCGAGCTGGCCCGGGGACGGCGCGAGCGCCGGACGACCACCACCCCGCAGCAGTCCCCCTCACCGGCCCGGAAGGACACGGCATGA
- a CDS encoding VOC family protein has translation MTAAAVPRTYPPGVPSWVDTEQPDVPAALDFYAGLLGWSFTDATPPGAPSRYVIAALDGRDVAAVGQAGEGVGPAAWHTYVATADADATTARLAGLGADVLSHPADAGPGGRLAVLADPEGAELRLWQARRRLGVQLANVPGAWNFSDLHTDDPDGAQRFYGAGFGWRFQPAGPGATSVLVDGYGDHLAATSDPGIRRRQAAAPPGFADVVAGMTGREPDEPPHWHVVFSVEDRDRAAARAVELGGVLLGTGESAWTRRARIRDPQGATLTLSQLTPPD, from the coding sequence ATGACCGCCGCCGCCGTCCCCCGGACCTACCCGCCGGGCGTGCCCAGCTGGGTCGACACCGAGCAGCCCGACGTGCCGGCCGCGCTCGACTTCTACGCCGGCCTGCTGGGCTGGTCCTTCACCGACGCCACCCCGCCGGGCGCGCCCAGCCGGTACGTCATCGCCGCCCTCGACGGGCGCGACGTCGCGGCCGTGGGCCAGGCCGGGGAGGGGGTCGGACCGGCCGCCTGGCACACCTACGTCGCGACGGCCGACGCCGACGCCACGACGGCAAGGCTGGCCGGGCTCGGTGCCGACGTGCTCAGCCACCCGGCCGACGCCGGACCCGGCGGGCGGCTGGCCGTCCTGGCCGACCCGGAGGGCGCCGAGCTCCGGCTCTGGCAGGCCCGGCGGCGGCTCGGGGTGCAGCTGGCCAACGTGCCCGGGGCCTGGAACTTCAGCGACCTGCACACGGATGATCCCGACGGCGCCCAGCGCTTCTACGGAGCCGGCTTCGGCTGGCGGTTCCAGCCGGCCGGGCCCGGCGCCACCTCGGTCCTGGTGGACGGCTACGGCGACCACCTGGCGGCCACCAGCGACCCGGGCATCCGGAGGCGGCAGGCCGCCGCACCACCCGGCTTCGCCGACGTCGTCGCCGGGATGACGGGTCGGGAGCCGGACGAGCCACCCCACTGGCACGTGGTGTTCTCGGTCGAGGACCGGGACCGGGCGGCGGCTCGGGCGGTCGAGCTCGGGGGGGTGCTGCTCGGCACCGGGGAGTCGGCCTGGACGCGGCGGGCCCGGATCCGCGACCCCCAGGGCGCCACCCTCACCCTCAGCCAGCTCACGCCGCCGGACTAG
- a CDS encoding SRPBCC domain-containing protein — protein sequence MIDLQHAIAATTREVNLVDGPDGEDVRVLLRRRYRGAVPDIWDALTTPDRLARWFLPVTGDLTVGGSFQLEGNAGGDVLACEPPHRFRVTFGGPTSVVEVRLRPADEPGATLVEVQHTVPRALAGSGAGALYAGPGWDEALLHLGLLLEQDPPVRATPEQDAELGRRSVPAWVEVVRASGTATSEEVEEAAAVAAAQYAPDPVG from the coding sequence ATGATCGACCTGCAGCACGCCATCGCCGCCACCACCCGCGAGGTCAACCTCGTGGACGGCCCGGACGGGGAGGACGTCCGCGTCCTCCTCCGCCGCCGCTACCGGGGCGCCGTCCCGGACATCTGGGACGCCCTCACCACCCCCGACCGGCTCGCGCGGTGGTTCCTGCCGGTGACCGGCGACCTCACCGTCGGCGGCTCGTTCCAGCTGGAGGGGAACGCCGGCGGCGACGTGCTGGCCTGCGAGCCGCCGCACCGCTTCCGGGTCACCTTCGGCGGCCCGACCAGCGTCGTCGAGGTGCGCCTGCGACCGGCCGACGAGCCGGGGGCCACGCTCGTCGAGGTGCAGCACACGGTGCCGCGGGCGCTGGCCGGCAGCGGGGCCGGCGCCCTCTACGCCGGCCCGGGCTGGGACGAGGCACTGCTGCACCTCGGGCTGCTGCTGGAGCAGGACCCACCGGTCCGCGCCACCCCGGAGCAGGACGCGGAGCTGGGCCGGCGCAGCGTCCCGGCCTGGGTCGAGGTGGTCCGCGCCTCGGGGACCGCGACGAGCGAGGAGGTCGAGGAGGCGGCGGCGGTGGCCGCGGCCCAGTACGCGCCCGACCCGGTGGGCTGA
- a CDS encoding alpha-N-arabinofuranosidase, translating to MTVNQESAPATTTPDGPVRGVLDLDLPGPTISRHLYGHFAEHLGRCIYGGFFVGEDSPLPNEGGIRLDVVEALKALAIPNLRWPGGCFADEYHWRDGVGPRDQRPTMVNSHWGDVVEDNSFGTHEFMALCELLGAEPYVSANVGSGTVHETSDWVEYLTRADDSPMARLRRQNGREEPWPVTYWGLGNEPWGCGGGMRAEFYADLARQFGTYSRDHGDNRLYRIAAGAADADYHWTETLMRGLGHQLGGRSGPRHGSGLYQAVSFHYYTVPGPWQHKGSATEFDTEEYYRTLHQAQRLRGTLAGHAAVMDAYDPQRTVGLVLDEWGTWFDVEPGTNPGFLFQQNTLRDALVAGVHFDAFHDHAERLVMANIAQTVNVLQAMILTDGEAMVLTPTYHVFAMNQGHHDAARLPLALRGVGSRGEGEAAVELVSASASRKGSSVLVSLTNLDADEPVTVALDLRGAGVGEAVGQLLAAPRLSAHNTPEAPESVRPAPLTDLRLEDGTLTVQLPAHSFATVQLTLQG from the coding sequence ATGACCGTGAACCAGGAGTCCGCCCCCGCCACCACCACGCCCGACGGCCCGGTGCGCGGCGTCCTCGACCTCGACCTCCCCGGCCCCACCATCAGCCGGCACCTCTACGGCCACTTCGCCGAGCACCTCGGCCGCTGCATCTACGGGGGGTTCTTCGTCGGCGAGGACTCCCCGCTGCCGAACGAGGGCGGGATCCGGCTCGACGTCGTCGAGGCCCTCAAGGCCCTGGCGATCCCCAACCTGCGCTGGCCGGGCGGCTGCTTCGCCGACGAGTACCACTGGCGCGACGGCGTGGGTCCCCGCGACCAGCGGCCGACGATGGTGAACAGCCACTGGGGCGACGTCGTCGAGGACAACAGCTTCGGGACCCACGAGTTCATGGCCCTGTGCGAGCTGCTCGGCGCCGAGCCCTACGTGTCGGCCAACGTCGGCAGCGGCACCGTGCACGAGACCAGCGACTGGGTGGAGTACCTGACCCGGGCCGACGACAGCCCGATGGCGCGGCTGCGGCGGCAGAACGGCCGCGAGGAGCCGTGGCCGGTGACCTACTGGGGGCTGGGCAACGAGCCGTGGGGCTGCGGGGGCGGCATGCGCGCCGAGTTCTACGCCGACCTGGCCCGCCAGTTCGGCACCTACAGCCGCGACCACGGGGACAACCGGCTGTACCGGATCGCCGCCGGGGCGGCCGACGCCGACTACCACTGGACCGAGACGCTGATGAGGGGTCTCGGCCACCAGCTCGGCGGCCGCTCGGGGCCGCGGCACGGGTCCGGCCTCTACCAGGCGGTCTCCTTCCACTACTACACGGTGCCCGGGCCCTGGCAGCACAAGGGCAGCGCCACCGAGTTCGACACCGAGGAGTACTACCGGACCCTGCACCAGGCCCAGCGGCTGCGCGGCACCCTGGCGGGGCACGCCGCGGTCATGGACGCCTACGACCCGCAGCGGACCGTCGGGCTGGTGCTCGACGAGTGGGGCACCTGGTTCGACGTCGAGCCGGGCACCAACCCCGGCTTCCTGTTCCAGCAGAACACCCTGCGCGACGCCCTGGTCGCCGGCGTGCACTTCGACGCCTTCCACGACCACGCGGAGCGGTTGGTGATGGCCAACATCGCGCAGACGGTCAACGTGCTGCAGGCGATGATCCTCACCGACGGCGAGGCCATGGTGCTCACCCCGACGTACCACGTCTTCGCGATGAACCAGGGCCACCACGACGCCGCACGGCTGCCCCTGGCCCTGCGGGGTGTCGGTTCCCGCGGGGAGGGCGAGGCGGCGGTCGAGCTGGTGTCGGCCTCCGCCAGCCGCAAGGGTTCGAGCGTGCTCGTGTCGCTGACGAACCTGGACGCCGACGAGCCCGTCACCGTGGCGCTGGACCTGCGCGGGGCGGGGGTCGGCGAGGCCGTCGGCCAGCTGCTGGCCGCCCCGCGGCTGAGCGCGCACAACACGCCGGAGGCCCCCGAGAGCGTCCGCCCGGCGCCGCTGACCGACCTCCGGCTGGAGGACGGGACCCTCACGGTGCAGCTGCCGGCCCACTCCTTCGCGACGGTGCAGCTGACCCTGCAGGGGTGA
- a CDS encoding class I SAM-dependent methyltransferase: protein MTFAVAAEAYGRFMGRWSEPLAVRSEPHLGLAPGQRALDVGSGPGALTAVLVAALGAGAVTAVDPSPPFVEALRARLPGVTVQRASAEALPFPDATYDLTAAQLVVHFLTDPVRGLAEMRRVTRPGGRVVTTVWDHAGGGGPLALFWRAVSDLDPAARGESDLPGTREGHLVELAGSAGLVDVQPFSVTVARTFVDAEEWWEPFTLGVGPAGAHVARLDGVARATLRDRCRQLLPPAPFTLEATAWGAVGRV, encoded by the coding sequence GTGACGTTCGCCGTCGCGGCCGAGGCCTACGGCCGCTTCATGGGGCGCTGGTCGGAGCCGTTGGCGGTCCGGTCGGAGCCCCATCTCGGTCTGGCGCCGGGCCAGCGGGCGCTGGACGTCGGCAGCGGGCCGGGTGCCCTCACCGCCGTGCTGGTCGCCGCCCTCGGAGCCGGGGCCGTCACCGCCGTCGACCCCTCGCCGCCCTTCGTCGAGGCGCTGCGGGCCCGGCTGCCCGGGGTCACCGTGCAGCGGGCGTCGGCCGAGGCCCTGCCGTTCCCCGACGCGACCTACGACCTCACCGCGGCCCAGCTGGTCGTGCACTTCCTGACCGACCCGGTCCGCGGGCTCGCCGAGATGCGCCGGGTCACCCGTCCCGGCGGCCGGGTGGTGACCACCGTCTGGGACCACGCCGGGGGCGGCGGGCCGCTCGCCCTGTTCTGGCGGGCCGTGAGCGACCTCGACCCCGCCGCCCGCGGCGAGTCCGACCTCCCCGGGACCCGCGAGGGACACCTCGTGGAGCTCGCCGGGTCCGCCGGGCTGGTCGACGTGCAGCCGTTCAGCGTGACCGTCGCCCGGACGTTCGTCGACGCGGAGGAGTGGTGGGAGCCCTTCACGCTCGGGGTGGGGCCGGCGGGCGCGCACGTCGCACGCCTGGACGGGGTCGCCCGGGCGACGCTGCGCGACCGCTGCCGGCAGCTCCTGCCGCCGGCGCCGTTCACCCTCGAGGCGACCGCGTGGGGGGCCGTCGGCCGGGTCTGA
- a CDS encoding S9 family peptidase, producing MASPTLPSPTPGAVTALVGALLDLRTWQAFDVDADGRVLAGHDERGSVQLVEIDPDGTRTALTDLPSRCTGRYVPGRRQVVVQHDQGGDENMQLSLLDLATRPTTPRTLEQLTPLVADPAFMHVLRDVTPEHLVYSTNRRNAVDMDVVVRSWDTGQEETVWDGGGYVADTVVAHDGRSVAVTALSLQPASTLVFLAGPRAVGDGQVTDPDEHAAHHCGGWTADDEGLVLSSNHGREFSAVVRVALDGSTWSTLVADDEHDLEVRPSPDGTALVVGRLVDGATELAVHEADGTLRCPVLLEQRGVADVVWATDSSRFVLTFSSPTVPGSLLTVDAATGAVSTVVDGREGVPAELAAGLVEPTAHRVPTPDGERVPCFVYTPRAAAPALAGAAVVLVHGGPEGASTLLFSPVVQALVGSGFTVLVPNVRGSVGYGKRWYSLDDVDLRLDSVADLAALHAWLPALGLDPARAALWGGSYGGYMVLAGTTMQPDLWAAGVDIVGISSLVTFLENTSGYRRAYREREYGSLAHDRELLVRASPLTYLDQLRAPLFVIHGANDPRVPLSEAEQIVEALAARGIPHELKVYADEGHGLAKRANRKDAYPAAIGFLVARLGR from the coding sequence ATGGCCTCCCCGACCCTGCCCAGCCCCACGCCCGGCGCCGTCACCGCCCTCGTCGGCGCGCTGCTGGATCTCCGGACGTGGCAGGCCTTCGACGTCGACGCGGACGGCCGGGTGCTGGCCGGGCACGACGAGCGGGGCAGCGTGCAACTCGTGGAGATCGACCCCGACGGCACCCGCACCGCGCTGACCGACCTGCCGTCGCGCTGCACCGGCCGCTACGTGCCGGGTCGTCGTCAGGTCGTGGTGCAGCACGACCAGGGCGGGGACGAGAACATGCAGCTCTCGCTGCTGGACCTCGCGACCCGCCCCACGACGCCGCGGACCCTGGAGCAGCTGACGCCGCTGGTCGCCGACCCCGCCTTCATGCACGTGCTCCGCGACGTCACCCCGGAGCATCTCGTCTACTCGACCAACCGCCGCAACGCCGTCGACATGGACGTGGTGGTGCGGTCCTGGGACACGGGGCAGGAGGAGACCGTCTGGGACGGCGGCGGCTACGTCGCCGACACGGTGGTCGCCCACGACGGCCGCTCGGTGGCGGTGACCGCCCTCAGCCTGCAACCGGCCTCGACGCTGGTGTTCCTCGCCGGTCCCCGGGCGGTCGGCGACGGCCAGGTGACCGACCCGGACGAGCACGCGGCGCACCACTGCGGCGGCTGGACCGCCGACGACGAGGGTCTGGTGCTGTCCTCCAACCACGGGCGCGAGTTCAGCGCCGTCGTCCGGGTGGCGCTGGACGGCTCCACCTGGAGCACGCTCGTCGCGGACGACGAGCACGACCTCGAGGTCCGGCCCTCGCCCGACGGGACGGCGCTGGTGGTCGGCCGGCTGGTCGACGGGGCCACCGAGCTGGCCGTGCACGAGGCGGACGGGACGCTGCGCTGCCCCGTCCTCCTGGAGCAGCGCGGGGTGGCGGACGTGGTGTGGGCCACCGACTCCTCCCGCTTCGTCCTGACGTTCTCCAGCCCGACGGTGCCGGGCTCGCTGCTCACCGTCGACGCGGCGACGGGTGCGGTGAGCACCGTCGTGGACGGCCGGGAGGGCGTGCCCGCCGAGCTCGCCGCCGGGCTGGTGGAGCCCACCGCGCACCGGGTGCCGACGCCGGACGGGGAGCGGGTCCCGTGCTTCGTCTACACCCCCCGGGCGGCGGCGCCCGCGCTGGCGGGTGCCGCGGTGGTGCTGGTGCACGGCGGCCCCGAGGGCGCGTCGACGCTGCTGTTCTCCCCGGTCGTCCAGGCGCTGGTCGGCAGCGGCTTCACCGTCCTGGTGCCCAACGTCCGGGGCTCGGTCGGCTACGGCAAGCGGTGGTACAGCCTGGACGACGTCGACCTGCGGCTGGACTCGGTGGCCGACCTGGCGGCGCTGCACGCCTGGCTGCCCGCGCTCGGCCTGGACCCGGCGCGGGCGGCGCTCTGGGGCGGTTCGTACGGCGGCTACATGGTGCTGGCCGGCACCACCATGCAGCCGGACCTGTGGGCAGCCGGGGTCGACATCGTCGGCATCTCGTCGCTGGTCACGTTCCTGGAGAACACCTCGGGCTACCGGCGGGCGTACCGGGAGCGGGAGTACGGCAGCCTGGCGCACGACCGCGAGCTGCTGGTCCGCGCCTCGCCGCTGACCTACCTCGACCAGCTGCGGGCCCCGCTGTTCGTCATCCACGGCGCCAACGACCCGCGGGTGCCCCTGTCCGAGGCCGAGCAGATCGTCGAGGCCCTCGCCGCCCGGGGCATCCCGCACGAGCTCAAGGTCTACGCCGACGAGGGTCACGGGCTCGCCAAGCGGGCCAACCGGAAGGACGCCTACCCGGCGGCGATCGGCTTCCTGGTGGCACGGCTGGGTCGCTGA
- a CDS encoding beta-galactosidase: MIELRDHRILVDGRPVVVVAGEVHYFRLRRAEWSSRLDLLVEAGCSCVSSYIPWLFHELPDGSLDLTGRTRPERDLGAFVDLCAERGLTFLARPGPFVMAELKNEGLPYRLYTEHPEIVPVGWDGVPAPTRTVDYLAPAFLAEVEHWYAGVMPVLAARLQPAGGPVLAVQLDNEVGMLAWVSGSPDLTDHLLGELRRWCADRYGAGLAGRYPGVDDDGWAAAVRSPQETWAAALRVDLGWFLRERFARYVDVLAGLARRYGIDGVPFLVNIHGTEGGNGVPFALGVSQLYRSYAGRPGFAAGSDHYLGDLSAGVLADLHFIGATMAAVNGVDQPLTSLEFEAGTGDYGGGLEQLHDPATVDLKTRLCLAQGHRLVNYYLLAGGVNPPLDLPVGDGDDRLSFTGERHGSAAPIGPRGERGLTFAATAAVAAAVRTHGDWLADLDEEHDDVAVGFWPDAFLTEHTHPGSAVMRALVDDLTAHRGPGPRGALWRSLLLAGVRFGATDLQDPARRLPRTVALASGRVLDAAVQRRLADHVLGGGSLLLLGRLPQRDPEDRACTVLADALGLTPGVRSTDDASHHPSLVGHGAAAGLPETRVGWLDELVAPAGSPLFTDVEGRVCGATLTAGTGRAVVITAELPARPELVTALLTWLGSPPALRLRTDVPGVLALSGARPGGGRLLHLLNPTGYAATVRLDAGDPTGLLDQPLRLPPRTGWMLPLGLELPGLATVVASNAEVAEVGPDRVRFRPGLQDRTEVWLRTDRVVQASEVRTVDGSVVVSGPADADLLVRFGPARGLRPRSS, from the coding sequence GTGATCGAGCTGCGGGACCACCGGATCCTGGTCGACGGTCGCCCGGTGGTCGTCGTGGCCGGTGAGGTGCACTACTTCCGCCTGCGGCGGGCGGAGTGGTCGAGCCGGCTGGACCTGCTGGTCGAGGCGGGCTGCAGCTGCGTCTCCTCCTACATCCCCTGGCTGTTCCACGAGCTGCCCGACGGCAGCCTCGACCTGACCGGTCGCACCCGGCCCGAACGCGACCTCGGCGCGTTCGTCGACCTGTGCGCGGAGCGGGGGCTGACCTTCCTGGCCCGCCCCGGCCCCTTCGTCATGGCCGAGCTCAAGAACGAGGGGCTCCCCTACCGGCTCTACACCGAGCACCCCGAGATCGTCCCCGTCGGCTGGGACGGTGTCCCGGCCCCCACCCGGACGGTCGACTACCTCGCCCCCGCCTTCCTGGCCGAGGTCGAGCACTGGTACGCCGGCGTCATGCCCGTGCTGGCCGCCCGGCTGCAGCCGGCCGGCGGACCGGTCCTGGCGGTCCAGCTCGACAACGAGGTGGGCATGCTGGCCTGGGTGAGCGGCTCCCCCGATCTCACCGACCACCTGCTCGGAGAGCTGCGGCGCTGGTGCGCCGACCGCTACGGTGCCGGGCTCGCGGGGCGCTACCCGGGGGTCGACGACGACGGCTGGGCCGCCGCCGTCCGCTCCCCGCAGGAGACCTGGGCCGCCGCGCTGCGCGTCGACCTGGGCTGGTTCCTGCGCGAGCGCTTCGCCCGCTACGTCGACGTGCTGGCCGGACTGGCCCGGCGGTACGGCATCGACGGCGTCCCCTTCCTCGTCAACATCCACGGCACCGAGGGGGGCAACGGGGTGCCGTTCGCCCTCGGGGTCAGCCAGCTCTACCGCTCCTACGCCGGCCGCCCCGGGTTCGCCGCCGGCTCCGACCACTACCTCGGCGACCTGTCGGCCGGCGTCCTGGCCGACCTGCACTTCATCGGCGCCACCATGGCCGCGGTGAACGGCGTCGACCAGCCGCTGACCTCCCTGGAGTTCGAGGCCGGGACCGGCGACTACGGCGGCGGCCTGGAGCAGCTGCACGACCCGGCCACCGTTGACCTGAAGACCCGGCTCTGCCTCGCCCAGGGACACCGGCTGGTCAACTACTACCTGCTGGCCGGCGGGGTGAACCCGCCGCTCGACCTGCCCGTCGGTGACGGCGACGACCGGCTCTCCTTCACCGGGGAGCGGCACGGCAGCGCCGCTCCCATCGGTCCCCGCGGCGAGCGCGGGCTCACCTTCGCCGCCACGGCCGCCGTCGCCGCGGCCGTCCGGACGCACGGCGACTGGCTGGCCGACCTCGACGAGGAGCACGACGACGTCGCCGTCGGGTTCTGGCCCGACGCCTTCCTCACCGAGCACACCCACCCCGGCAGCGCGGTCATGAGGGCCCTCGTCGACGACCTGACCGCCCACCGCGGCCCCGGACCCCGCGGAGCGCTCTGGCGTTCCCTGCTGCTCGCCGGCGTCCGGTTCGGGGCCACGGACCTCCAGGACCCGGCCCGCCGGCTGCCGCGCACGGTGGCGCTGGCCTCCGGCCGGGTGCTCGACGCCGCGGTCCAGCGACGACTGGCCGACCACGTGCTCGGCGGCGGGTCGCTGCTCCTGCTGGGCCGCCTGCCGCAGCGCGACCCCGAGGACCGGGCCTGCACGGTGCTGGCCGACGCGCTGGGCCTGACGCCAGGGGTGCGGTCGACCGACGACGCGTCGCACCACCCCTCGCTGGTCGGGCACGGGGCGGCGGCGGGCCTGCCCGAGACGCGGGTGGGCTGGCTGGACGAGCTCGTCGCGCCGGCCGGCTCACCCCTGTTCACCGACGTCGAGGGCCGGGTCTGCGGCGCCACCCTGACCGCGGGCACCGGCCGGGCCGTCGTCATCACCGCGGAGCTGCCCGCCCGGCCCGAGCTCGTCACGGCCCTGCTGACCTGGCTGGGCTCCCCGCCCGCCCTGCGGCTGCGCACGGACGTGCCCGGTGTGCTGGCCCTCAGCGGTGCGCGGCCGGGAGGCGGCCGGCTGCTGCACCTGCTCAACCCCACCGGGTACGCCGCGACCGTGCGGCTGGACGCCGGCGATCCGACCGGACTGCTCGACCAGCCGCTCCGGCTGCCGCCGCGCACCGGCTGGATGCTGCCCCTCGGGCTCGAGCTGCCGGGCCTCGCCACCGTCGTCGCGAGCAACGCGGAGGTCGCCGAGGTCGGTCCCGACCGGGTGCGGTTCCGTCCCGGGCTCCAGGACCGCACGGAGGTCTGGTTGCGGACCGACCGGGTGGTCCAGGCGTCCGAGGTCCGCACGGTCGACGGGTCGGTCGTCGTGAGCGGCCCGGCCGACGCCGACCTCCTGGTCAGGTTCGGCCCGGCGCGGGGTCTCCGCCCGCGGTCGTCCTGA